The DNA window ACGCCGACCTCGCCCAGATCAGGGAGTGACAGCATGGCCGACCGACTCATCGGCGAGAAACTCGTCGACGACATGACCGTCGAGGAGAAGTCCCGCGCGGCCCTCGTCGAGCAGGTCCTGCCGGCACTGCGCGCCAGAGCCGAGCAGGCCGACGCCGACGGCGCCTTCCCGCGCGAGCACATCGACGTGCTCCGCGAGGCCGGGCTGCTCGGGCTGATCGTCCCCGAGGAGTACGGCGGTCTCGGCGGCACGCTGCGTGACCTCGCCGCGGCGACGTACGCGATGGGCAGCGCCTGCCCGTCCACCGCGCTCGCCTTCTTCTTCCACAACACCTCGGCCTCCCGCGGCCTGCTGCCGCTGGAGGCGATCGAGGCCGGCCTCTTCGCCGACGAGGAGGTCCCGGTCGTGACGGCGTTCGCCGAGCGGGTGCTGCGCCTGATGTCCGGCGGCACCTGGCTGGCGAACTTCGCCAGCGAGTCGGTGAAGAGCAGCGGCGCGAACATCGCGATCGCCACCACCGCCGTGCCGGCCACCCGCGACGGCGTCGCCGGCTGGGAGCTCACCGGCGAGAAGTCGTTCGGCTGCGCCACCGGCATCGCCGACTACTACCTGGTCACCGCCCGCCTGGACGGCTACGACACGGCCGAGGGCCTGGTCATGTTCCTGGTGCCGCGGGAGGCGCCGGGTGTCACCGAGCGCCCGTTCTGGGACGGCCTCGGCATGCGCGGCTCGGCCAACCACGGCATCAAGCTGAACGGCGTCTTCATCCCGCAGGAGGACGCGCTCACGGTCCCCGGCGCGTTCGTGAAGATGCTGCAGTGCAGCCGGGGCAGCTTCGTCGGCAACCAGCTGGCGATCACCGCGGTCTACGTGGGCGCGGCGCAGGGCGTCTACGACGACACCCTGGAGCGGCTCACCACGAAGACGTTCGCCGACACCGGACGACCGGTAGCCGAGTCGCCGATGCATCAGGTGATCATCGGCGACATGACGGAATCCCTGGAGCGCGCGTACCTGTGGCTGCGCCGGCAGCTGCTGCTGGAGACGGTCGAGCCACCCATCGCCACCAAGTCCGAGGTGTACGCGCAGTGGCGCATCGCCAAGGGCTCGATCTGCCAGGCCGCGTTCGACGTGGCGCTCGGCGCGTTCAAGGCGTCCGGGACCTCCGGCGCCACGATGAACGGCGTGGTCGGCCGTGCGCTGCGGGACCTGGCGATGGGCCTGGTCATGACGTTCCCGCCGGAGCGGGGGCGCCTGGAGGCCGCCTCGGTGATCACCAGCAACAAGGCGAACGAGCTGTTCACGAGCGTGGCCTCATGAGAGATCTGGTCGACGGGGCGTGGGCCTCCTGCGACATCGAGATCGGCGTCCACCTGGAGAACCCGGCCACCGGCGAGGTGATCGGCCCGGCGCTCGCCTCCGGCGCGGAGCGCGTGGAACAGGCGATCGCGGCAGCCGACCGGCTCGGCGCGTGGACTGCCGGGCCATCCGAGCGAGCGGACATCCTGGAGAAGGTGGCAGCCGCCGTCGCCGGCGCCGCGCCGGAGATCGTCGCCCTGGAGAGCCGGGCGACAGGCGTGCCGATCCGGCAGACCACCCCGCTCGGCATGATCCTGGCCGGGGCGTTCGCGCTGGCCGCCGACCAGCTCCGGACCGGCCTGCTGACCAGCGCCACCACCCGCGAGGACGGACGCGAGGTGCTCGTCGAGCGCCTGCCCTGGGGACCGGCCGCCTGCCTGGTCCCGTGGAACGCCCCGGCGCCGATGGCCGCGCACAAGGTCGCCAACGCGCTCGCAGCCGGCTGCCCGGTGATCCTCAAGCCCAGCGAGTACGCGCCGTTCGGCGCCGAGCGGCTCGCCGTCGCGATCCACGGGGCGCTGCGCGAGGCGGGCGCTCCGCCCGCGCTCTTCCAACTGCTGCACGGCGGCGCGGGCGTCGGCGCCCGGATCGTCGGCGACCCGCGGATCCGGGCCGTCTCGTTCACCGGCGGACTCGCCGGCGGGCGGGCCGTCGCCGCCGCCTGCGCCTACGACATCAAACCCGTCCAGCTGGAACTCGGCGGCAACAACGCGCTGATCGTGATGCCGGACGCCGACGAGGACGCCGCCGCCCGCGCCGCCGCCGACCTGCTCACCACGCTGAACGGGCAGTGGTGCCGGGCCCTCGGCCGCCTGATCGTCCCGGCCGGCCGGGAGCAGGCCCTCGTCGACGCGATCCTGCGCAGAGTCGAGACCCTGGTGACCGGCGACCCCGCCGACGAGGCCACCGACTACGGCCCGCTGATCCATTCCGGGCACCGCGCCACGGTGATCAAGGCGCGTGACGGACTGGGCGGCACGGTGCACGAGGCCACCCTCGACGGACCGGGCAACACCCTGGCGCCGGCGCTGGTCACCGGCGCGGATCCGGCGGACACCGTGGACGAGATCTTCGGCCCGGTCGCCGCGGTGCACGGCTATCGGGATCTCGACGAGGCGGTCCGGCTGGCCAACGGCACCCGGTACGGCCTGGAGGGCTACGTGATCGGCGCCGACGAGGAACAGGCCCTGGCGACCGCGCGGCGGGTCCGGGCCGGCGAGGTGAAGGTCAACGGCTCCTCGATCATGAGCCTGCACCTGTTCACCCCGCGCCCGGCCTGGGGCATCTCCGGGTACTCCGAGGAGGGCACCGCCGAGACCCTGCTCTTCTTCACCAACCCGCGGGTCGTCGGCGTCGAGGGCGGCTTCGCGCTGCACTCCCGCCAAGAGCCGCACTCCCGCGAATGACGGCGAGAGCCCTGCGGGCGTTGCTCGCCCAGAAGACGGTCACCCACATGCCGGGCGTCTACGACCCGGTCACCGCGGCGCTCGCGGTCCGGGCCGGGCACTGCGGCGTGCACCTGTCCGGCGCGGCCGTCGCGGCGGTCGCGCTGGGCCGGCCCGACCTCGGGTACGTGCACGGCACGCAGATCGCCGAGCGGGCCGCCACCCTGATCCCCGCGCTGACCGGGGTGCCGCTGCTGGCCGACGCGGACACCGGGTACGGCAATCCGCTGCACGCGGTCTGGACCGGTCTCGCGTACGCCCGGGCCGGCATCTCCGGCCTGCACCTGGAGGACCAGGTCAACCCGAAGCGCTGCGGGCACCTGGCCGGCAAGGAGGTGATCGACGCGAGCCTCGCCGCCGCCAAGATCTCCGCCCTGGCCGATCACGTGCCGCACCTGGCGCTGATCGCGCGGACCGACGCCTACACC is part of the Actinoplanes missouriensis 431 genome and encodes:
- a CDS encoding acyl-CoA dehydrogenase family protein, which codes for MADRLIGEKLVDDMTVEEKSRAALVEQVLPALRARAEQADADGAFPREHIDVLREAGLLGLIVPEEYGGLGGTLRDLAAATYAMGSACPSTALAFFFHNTSASRGLLPLEAIEAGLFADEEVPVVTAFAERVLRLMSGGTWLANFASESVKSSGANIAIATTAVPATRDGVAGWELTGEKSFGCATGIADYYLVTARLDGYDTAEGLVMFLVPREAPGVTERPFWDGLGMRGSANHGIKLNGVFIPQEDALTVPGAFVKMLQCSRGSFVGNQLAITAVYVGAAQGVYDDTLERLTTKTFADTGRPVAESPMHQVIIGDMTESLERAYLWLRRQLLLETVEPPIATKSEVYAQWRIAKGSICQAAFDVALGAFKASGTSGATMNGVVGRALRDLAMGLVMTFPPERGRLEAASVITSNKANELFTSVAS
- a CDS encoding aldehyde dehydrogenase family protein gives rise to the protein MRDLVDGAWASCDIEIGVHLENPATGEVIGPALASGAERVEQAIAAADRLGAWTAGPSERADILEKVAAAVAGAAPEIVALESRATGVPIRQTTPLGMILAGAFALAADQLRTGLLTSATTREDGREVLVERLPWGPAACLVPWNAPAPMAAHKVANALAAGCPVILKPSEYAPFGAERLAVAIHGALREAGAPPALFQLLHGGAGVGARIVGDPRIRAVSFTGGLAGGRAVAAACAYDIKPVQLELGGNNALIVMPDADEDAAARAAADLLTTLNGQWCRALGRLIVPAGREQALVDAILRRVETLVTGDPADEATDYGPLIHSGHRATVIKARDGLGGTVHEATLDGPGNTLAPALVTGADPADTVDEIFGPVAAVHGYRDLDEAVRLANGTRYGLEGYVIGADEEQALATARRVRAGEVKVNGSSIMSLHLFTPRPAWGISGYSEEGTAETLLFFTNPRVVGVEGGFALHSRQEPHSRE
- a CDS encoding isocitrate lyase/PEP mutase family protein; this encodes MTARALRALLAQKTVTHMPGVYDPVTAALAVRAGHCGVHLSGAAVAAVALGRPDLGYVHGTQIAERAATLIPALTGVPLLADADTGYGNPLHAVWTGLAYARAGISGLHLEDQVNPKRCGHLAGKEVIDASLAAAKISALADHVPHLALIARTDAYTGHGLTETIGRLRQYAEAGADAIFPEGVDDLGELAAIHRALPGVPIVVNRSEAGGEPPAVTDDELAAAGVRLVLHPVAALLAAMRAASLAYRAIAEEGTAAAVERMPWSGFTALVGQDEALDLDAHYVPRGAHP